The Chryseobacterium sp. LJ668 genome segment TTTTAAAGATGACTTTCTAAAAGTAGTAGACCACAAAGATTTCAAAAAATATTATGGCGAACTGGATCGTGAAAATGAGCTAAAAAAGATTCCGCAAGGCTTTGAAAAAGAAGATCCTATGGCAGAATATCTGAAACTTAAAAGCTTTATCGGAGTACACAGTCTTACTAACAAAGAGGTAACAGATAAAAATGCAATAGAAAACCTGACAGCTATCATGAAATCAGCAAAACCTCTGAATGATTTTTTAAATGCACCGTTTTCAAATGCTTCAGAATAATTCACATCTACCAATATTATAATCGATTAGCAACAACAACTTACATTTAATCTGATTTAATATCATTTTCATTATCTTTGTCGGTCGTCATAAAAAAGTAAAAAATGTCTTTATATCAGCAGCTCGCAGAAAAATTACAGTACATCAGTCCTGGTTTTTATAAACAGAGATATTTTAAAAATTTACATCAGTTAACCAAAGAAAATTTTTCAGGTAGAAATGTAGAGCCAGAGCTGGTTTGGATCAAAGAATATTTACAAAATGACGCTGTTATTTTTGACATCGGTGCCAATGTCGGAACTTTTCTTTATCAGTTTGAAAATAAGCTGAAACATCAAAACATATACGCTTTCGAGCCTAATAAAAAACTTTATATTCGACTTAAAAGACTTTTTCCGTCGATGAATATTTCATCCGTTGCACTTTCCGACGAAAACACAACAGCGGAATTTAAAGTTCCCATCATTAAAGGAAAAATGATCGCTTCAAGAGGAACGCTCAATACTTCTTACAAAGAAAAAGACGAGGAAAATTCTTACACTGAAACTGTAGAAGTTGTAAAACTTGATGACTGGACGAAATCTAAAAATATCTCAAAAATAGATTTCATCAAAATAGACGTTGAAGGAAATGAAATGAAAACTCTTTTTGGCGGAAAAAACACCATTCAGAAATTCAAACCAACGTTAATGGTTGAAATGGAACAGAGACACCACGAAACACCTATCTGGGAAGAAATTTCGGAAGTAGAAAGCTGGGGTTTTGACGCCAACTATCTC includes the following:
- a CDS encoding FkbM family methyltransferase; amino-acid sequence: MSLYQQLAEKLQYISPGFYKQRYFKNLHQLTKENFSGRNVEPELVWIKEYLQNDAVIFDIGANVGTFLYQFENKLKHQNIYAFEPNKKLYIRLKRLFPSMNISSVALSDENTTAEFKVPIIKGKMIASRGTLNTSYKEKDEENSYTETVEVVKLDDWTKSKNISKIDFIKIDVEGNEMKTLFGGKNTIQKFKPTLMVEMEQRHHETPIWEEISEVESWGFDANYLNRKTFTLEKLTEETLLKNISDEKNKTDYINNIIFIPKN